The following proteins are co-located in the Clostridiales bacterium genome:
- a CDS encoding LysR family transcriptional regulator, with protein sequence MTFRQMEVFIAVCQCRSISKASATYHVSQQGISKMIRELEAELGCQLLFRDINGVSPTPHGEYFLNDCQSIIERKKNMCSHIAQIKDIPNETIFLGMAFGVVSALPYQLITDFEKTHPNVTIEHADYIDFYLEELAVKDEFDFCITTGVIDSDRFSAACLLQEKVYLCIPKAHALYRKKQIQMDDLKDQRYAMFSTQFHIRHNFVAACRNAGFDPIIDISSSDFNSLKEIALYNNLLFVVPAHTIRPDDSDLRYYEFPDDRFSWDVYFVKKKSKVLTENMLAFYRQLIHCQENR encoded by the coding sequence ATGACATTCAGACAAATGGAAGTGTTTATCGCCGTATGCCAGTGCAGAAGTATCAGTAAAGCGTCTGCGACATATCACGTGTCTCAGCAAGGGATCTCCAAAATGATTCGTGAACTGGAAGCAGAACTGGGGTGCCAACTGCTTTTCAGAGATATTAACGGCGTATCCCCCACACCTCATGGTGAGTATTTTCTGAATGATTGCCAGTCTATTATAGAGAGAAAAAAAAATATGTGCTCTCATATTGCTCAGATCAAGGATATTCCAAATGAAACCATATTCCTTGGTATGGCCTTTGGGGTTGTTTCTGCCCTGCCTTATCAGTTAATCACCGATTTCGAGAAGACCCATCCCAATGTAACGATTGAGCATGCGGATTATATAGACTTTTATCTGGAAGAACTTGCGGTAAAAGATGAATTTGATTTTTGCATTACTACTGGCGTCATAGATTCAGACCGATTTTCTGCTGCATGTTTGCTTCAGGAAAAGGTATATTTGTGTATCCCGAAAGCACACGCATTATATCGAAAAAAACAGATTCAGATGGACGATTTGAAAGATCAGCGATATGCCATGTTTAGCACACAATTTCACATCCGTCACAATTTTGTCGCCGCTTGCCGAAATGCAGGATTTGATCCAATCATTGATATTTCCTCCAGCGATTTCAACTCTTTAAAAGAAATCGCCCTATATAACAATCTTCTGTTCGTTGTTCCGGCACATACCATCCGCCCGGATGATTCCGATCTTAGATATTATGAATTCCCGGACGACCGTTTTAGCTGGGACGTATACTTTGTAAAGAAAAAAAGTAAAGTTCTGACTGAAAATATGCTGGCATTTTATCGGCAACTGATCCATTGCCAGGAAAACCGGTGA
- a CDS encoding FAD-dependent oxidoreductase gives MKNKYYPHLASPITINGVTFKNRIFGAPMSNPELDVDCNMRQEDIAFHENRGRGGLASVAIGLGIVDAIGRSHTKEIKLYDVMSLPSLKEAANAMHRHNCKAVMELAHGGKFGNARAHSNADGTLIGPNDEVNAAGLPVRSMTEEDIYRVADCFAQGAKLVKEAGFDMVLIHGGHGWLLGQFSSPSMNRRTDQWGGSLENRMRFSLLVVEKVREAVGPNFPIEFRMSGAEYTKGGYPIEEGVEMAKMLDGKVDIIHVSAGVHEDLEVFTYTHPSMFIEHGYNVHLAAEIKKHVKTPVATLGGINDPDMMEEIIASGKADIVQVARQSLSDPYFPEKAFSGNAADIMRCCRCYTCFFNYLTNRTFCCAFNPVIGNELQHKQAFPAATPKKVIVVGGGPGGMMAAITAAERGHSVTLYEKNSELGGQLLSEQYIPFKQDMFHFVKVLKRRLEHAGVEVRLNTELNAKQAAAENADVVFTAIGANPIVPPIPGIDHKKVVGLEALHHATPALGQKVVILGGGLVGCESAIYLNRLGKNVTIVDMKADWAPDSYFMHKTAMAIAMRDSNIKIYVSTKAKAVTEKGLVCETADGEVTFEADSILLAAGMKADRAVADSFYNTAPRVFETGDCIKTGRVVDAVTTGYYRALDI, from the coding sequence ATGAAGAATAAGTATTATCCTCATCTTGCAAGCCCGATTACCATTAACGGGGTTACTTTTAAAAACAGAATTTTTGGCGCCCCCATGTCGAATCCGGAATTAGATGTGGACTGCAACATGCGCCAGGAAGACATCGCATTTCATGAAAACCGTGGGCGCGGCGGACTTGCAAGCGTGGCCATTGGCCTTGGTATTGTGGATGCCATTGGGCGTTCCCACACAAAAGAAATAAAACTATATGATGTCATGTCCCTTCCATCACTGAAGGAAGCGGCCAATGCGATGCACCGGCATAATTGCAAGGCTGTAATGGAGCTGGCCCACGGGGGCAAATTTGGAAATGCTCGCGCTCACAGCAATGCTGACGGAACCTTGATTGGCCCTAATGATGAGGTGAATGCGGCAGGGCTTCCGGTCCGCAGCATGACCGAAGAGGATATTTACAGAGTTGCGGATTGTTTCGCCCAGGGCGCCAAGCTGGTAAAAGAGGCAGGCTTTGATATGGTGCTGATCCACGGCGGTCATGGCTGGCTTCTGGGTCAGTTCAGCTCTCCGTCGATGAATCGCAGAACCGATCAATGGGGAGGCAGCCTGGAAAATCGGATGCGTTTTTCACTGCTGGTAGTTGAAAAAGTACGGGAAGCGGTCGGTCCGAATTTTCCCATTGAGTTCCGTATGAGCGGGGCAGAGTATACGAAAGGCGGATACCCTATTGAAGAGGGCGTCGAGATGGCCAAAATGCTGGATGGCAAAGTCGATATTATCCATGTTTCGGCTGGTGTTCATGAAGACCTGGAGGTATTTACCTACACCCATCCATCTATGTTTATCGAGCATGGATATAATGTACATCTTGCAGCGGAGATTAAAAAACATGTTAAAACTCCCGTGGCAACCTTAGGCGGCATCAATGATCCAGACATGATGGAGGAAATCATTGCTTCGGGAAAGGCAGATATCGTGCAGGTTGCGCGTCAGTCGCTTAGTGATCCGTATTTTCCGGAGAAAGCATTTTCAGGGAATGCAGCTGATATCATGCGGTGCTGCCGCTGCTATACCTGCTTCTTCAATTACTTAACAAACAGAACATTTTGCTGCGCATTTAATCCGGTGATTGGCAATGAGCTGCAGCATAAGCAGGCATTCCCGGCTGCAACACCAAAGAAGGTTATCGTTGTTGGCGGTGGCCCCGGCGGTATGATGGCAGCGATTACGGCGGCGGAGCGCGGACATTCGGTTACACTGTATGAGAAGAACAGCGAACTGGGTGGACAACTTCTTTCAGAGCAGTATATTCCTTTTAAACAGGATATGTTTCACTTTGTAAAAGTTTTGAAAAGACGTTTGGAACATGCGGGTGTTGAGGTTCGACTGAATACGGAGCTCAACGCGAAGCAGGCGGCGGCAGAAAATGCAGACGTTGTTTTTACGGCCATTGGCGCGAATCCCATCGTTCCGCCCATTCCTGGAATCGATCACAAGAAAGTGGTTGGCCTTGAAGCGCTTCATCACGCGACTCCTGCCCTTGGACAAAAGGTTGTTATCCTTGGCGGCGGTCTTGTTGGATGTGAAAGTGCCATTTATCTGAATCGTCTGGGAAAGAATGTTACCATTGTTGATATGAAAGCAGACTGGGCGCCTGATTCTTACTTCATGCACAAAACTGCTATGGCAATTGCGATGCGTGACAGCAACATCAAGATTTATGTAAGCACAAAGGCAAAGGCTGTTACAGAGAAAGGACTTGTCTGTGAAACTGCGGATGGTGAGGTTACTTTTGAAGCGGACAGCATCCTGCTTGCGGCAGGTATGAAGGCGGATCGCGCCGTTGCGGACAGCTTCTATAACACAGCACCGCGCGTGTTTGAAACAGGCGACTGTATAAAGACAGGCCGAGTTGTTGATGCTGTTACAACCGGATACTACCGTGCGCTGGATATTTAA
- a CDS encoding response regulator transcription factor, protein MSKIMIVDDDSNIRELVTALLQNNGFDVCEAADGREALQKISVDNPDLAIIDIMMPNMDGFELCRHLRSYYENMPVLMLTAKGELASKVKGFGLGADDYLTKPFEGDELVVRVQALLRRYKIEASQVIHIGNVVIDKNSYSITMNGSNEDIPMKEFELLFKLASFPGKTFSRNRLIEDIWGVDFEGNERTLDVHVNRLRDRFPEQQTGFKITTIRGLGYRLEVVA, encoded by the coding sequence ATGAGTAAAATTATGATTGTTGACGATGATTCGAATATCCGAGAGCTTGTGACTGCCTTGCTCCAGAACAATGGTTTTGATGTATGTGAAGCGGCAGACGGACGTGAAGCACTGCAAAAGATCAGCGTCGACAATCCTGATCTGGCAATTATCGATATCATGATGCCGAACATGGACGGCTTTGAGCTTTGCCGTCATTTGCGTTCTTATTACGAAAACATGCCAGTTTTAATGCTGACTGCAAAAGGTGAACTTGCAAGCAAAGTGAAAGGCTTCGGTCTTGGCGCCGACGATTATCTGACCAAGCCTTTTGAAGGGGATGAGCTGGTCGTCCGTGTTCAGGCTCTGCTGCGGCGCTATAAAATTGAAGCATCCCAGGTAATTCATATCGGCAATGTCGTAATCGACAAAAATAGCTACAGCATCACGATGAATGGGTCAAATGAAGATATACCGATGAAGGAATTTGAATTGCTCTTCAAGCTGGCGAGCTTTCCCGGAAAAACATTTTCCCGCAACCGGTTGATTGAGGATATATGGGGCGTTGACTTCGAGGGAAACGAACGGACTCTGGACGTCCATGTAAACCGTCTGCGCGACCGCTTCCCAGAGCAACAGACCGGTTTTAAAATTACCACTATCCGCGGTCTCGGGTACAGGCTGGAGGTGGTGGCGTGA
- a CDS encoding sensor histidine kinase — translation MRQTKRHPLAISVILLLFAFGCFFAAAYGITILIYRWTGTPTDFWAHIISGLVGILLIICVASISRLLVGRYSKRIKQHQGIQSQILNAMTRIAQGDFDVFIDTWDDEFHHNDMVEGINKIAKELGSMEQLRQDFISNVSHEIQSPLTSISGFAALLRKDTLTAEQKNHYLSIIETESKRLSALSDNLMKLSTLETGGEPLSFTEFRLDKQLEEVALMLEPQWSAKHIAMEVDLERVAIQGDEGLLSQVWVNLLHNAIKFTPEGGVIRVSLTSDQTNVCCRITDTGIGIAPEDQIHIFERFYKVDKSRERALGGNGLGLSLVKKIVELHDGQITPQSEIGKGTTFTITLQRLHSVKEN, via the coding sequence GTGAGACAGACGAAACGACATCCCCTTGCAATTTCGGTGATTTTACTTCTCTTTGCTTTTGGATGCTTTTTTGCCGCAGCGTATGGCATTACAATTTTGATTTACCGCTGGACCGGCACTCCCACGGATTTTTGGGCGCATATTATTTCTGGCCTCGTTGGGATTCTTTTAATCATCTGTGTGGCATCCATTTCCAGATTACTCGTCGGCAGGTATTCAAAACGTATCAAGCAGCATCAAGGCATTCAGAGTCAAATACTGAACGCCATGACAAGAATTGCCCAGGGGGATTTCGACGTCTTTATCGATACCTGGGATGATGAGTTTCACCACAACGATATGGTGGAGGGAATCAATAAAATAGCGAAAGAGCTTGGCTCCATGGAACAGCTTCGTCAGGATTTTATTTCCAATGTATCCCATGAGATTCAGTCACCGCTGACTTCCATCAGCGGATTTGCCGCATTATTAAGAAAAGACACACTTACAGCTGAACAGAAAAATCACTATTTAAGTATCATTGAAACTGAAAGTAAACGGCTATCCGCCTTAAGTGACAATTTGATGAAACTATCGACGCTGGAAACCGGAGGGGAACCTCTATCCTTCACAGAATTCAGGCTCGACAAGCAGCTGGAGGAAGTCGCCTTGATGCTGGAGCCGCAATGGAGTGCCAAGCATATTGCGATGGAAGTGGATCTGGAAAGAGTGGCGATCCAGGGCGACGAAGGGTTACTATCTCAGGTTTGGGTGAATCTTCTCCATAATGCCATAAAATTCACACCTGAGGGTGGGGTGATCCGGGTTAGTTTAACGTCCGATCAAACAAATGTGTGCTGCCGGATCACTGATACCGGTATCGGCATCGCGCCGGAAGACCAGATCCATATCTTTGAGCGCTTTTATAAAGTGGATAAATCCCGCGAGAGGGCTCTCGGCGGTAACGGGCTTGGGCTCTCCCTCGTCAAGAAAATTGTAGAATTGCATGATGGTCAGATTACTCCACAAAGCGAGATCGGCAAAGGCACAACCTTTACGATTACTTTGCAGAGGTTACATTCTGTTAAGGAGAACTGA
- a CDS encoding ATP-binding cassette domain-containing protein → MSMIQVEELVKQYDKAKSPAVKGVSFAVNEGEFFAFLGPNGAGKTTTISILTTTLAKTSGIVRIAGYDIEKEAKKVREKVGIIFQKPSLDLQLSTEENIRFHACLYGMYRYSPSFRLMPAEYKNRVMELAEIVGIQDAIFKPVKKMSGGMQRKLEIIRSLMHTPDVLFLDEPTQGLDAVSRRSLWEYINNVRKQNGTTVFLTTHYIDEAENVDKVCIINKGQIASCCSPEEMKKSLLRKEIILDADDQAGLTSELSELGLFHKKATHIIVPYQDKTPQEIISMLKTKLTVLEIKEPSLEDAYVEYINKTGVGAA, encoded by the coding sequence ATGTCTATGATTCAAGTAGAAGAATTAGTGAAACAATATGATAAAGCAAAATCACCTGCCGTCAAGGGAGTGAGTTTTGCAGTGAATGAAGGAGAGTTTTTTGCTTTCCTCGGTCCCAATGGAGCAGGTAAGACCACAACCATTTCGATCCTTACCACCACGCTGGCCAAAACATCCGGCATCGTAAGGATTGCGGGCTATGATATTGAAAAGGAAGCAAAAAAAGTACGGGAAAAGGTTGGAATTATCTTTCAGAAGCCCAGCCTCGATCTGCAGCTATCAACGGAAGAAAATATCCGTTTTCATGCTTGCTTGTACGGGATGTACAGGTACAGTCCGAGCTTTCGCCTTATGCCCGCAGAATATAAAAACCGTGTTATGGAGCTCGCTGAGATTGTCGGTATTCAAGATGCCATATTTAAGCCAGTCAAAAAGATGTCAGGCGGCATGCAGCGTAAGCTGGAAATTATCCGCAGCCTGATGCACACGCCAGATGTTTTGTTTCTTGATGAACCGACACAGGGTCTGGACGCGGTGAGCCGGAGAAGTCTATGGGAATACATTAACAATGTACGAAAACAAAACGGAACAACGGTGTTTTTGACCACACACTATATCGACGAGGCTGAGAATGTTGACAAGGTATGCATTATCAATAAGGGACAGATCGCCAGCTGCTGTTCACCAGAGGAAATGAAGAAGAGCTTGCTGCGCAAGGAAATTATTCTGGATGCCGATGACCAGGCGGGCTTGACGAGCGAACTTTCGGAACTGGGATTGTTCCATAAAAAGGCCACTCATATCATCGTTCCTTATCAGGACAAAACGCCGCAGGAAATTATCTCCATGCTTAAAACCAAGCTGACGGTACTGGAAATTAAAGAGCCGTCGTTGGAGGACGCATATGTGGAATACATTAACAAGACGGGAGTTGGAGCAGCATGA
- a CDS encoding ABC transporter permease: MNEIAMTTGKGKSRFGREINAIITIALRDITLAIRSPVTIIMSLAMPLVMMGMLGGSLAQNMAGGIGFNYSKFMMVGMMVNMLFMVTTTGMMSLVEDHTTDFTQEMLVSPVSRYSIVIGKIFGSSFGAIVSMAGTLIVGIIMGITLNPGQLLMILILSPLICLSGGALAMIVIGLIKSNKTANIAVMLITMPQMFLSGAIIPISNSSGILSVLSHAMPMTYCLDLVRAVVYAGTSEYASVVLFNPVVNFIAIAALTVICLIVGTFLFARSEKSR; this comes from the coding sequence ATGAATGAGATTGCAATGACAACAGGAAAAGGGAAATCAAGATTCGGGCGTGAAATCAACGCGATTATCACCATCGCACTAAGGGACATAACTCTTGCGATCCGGTCGCCCGTAACAATTATAATGAGCCTTGCCATGCCTTTGGTAATGATGGGAATGCTGGGTGGAAGCCTCGCCCAGAATATGGCGGGAGGGATCGGCTTCAATTACAGTAAATTTATGATGGTTGGTATGATGGTCAACATGCTCTTTATGGTCACGACCACAGGAATGATGTCACTGGTGGAAGACCACACCACGGATTTTACGCAGGAGATGCTGGTTTCCCCAGTCTCACGCTATTCGATCGTGATCGGTAAAATTTTCGGCTCATCCTTTGGCGCGATTGTTAGCATGGCAGGAACATTAATCGTCGGAATCATCATGGGAATTACTCTGAATCCCGGACAGCTGCTGATGATTCTCATTTTGTCGCCGCTCATATGCCTTTCCGGGGGCGCGCTGGCCATGATCGTCATCGGACTCATCAAAAGCAACAAGACTGCCAATATTGCCGTGATGCTGATCACCATGCCGCAGATGTTTCTTTCCGGAGCGATCATTCCTATCAGCAACTCCAGCGGCATTCTATCTGTTTTAAGCCATGCCATGCCAATGACTTACTGCCTTGACCTGGTTCGGGCGGTAGTCTACGCCGGAACGTCGGAATACGCCAGCGTCGTACTGTTCAATCCAGTGGTAAACTTTATTGCCATTGCCGCTCTGACAGTGATTTGTTTGATTGTCGGTACGTTTCTTTTCGCTCGTTCAGAAAAAAGCAGATAA
- a CDS encoding Na+/H+ antiporter, with product MSVLTIILLLMLGLLISNIVGHYIPFIPTALTQIVFGVIIASAIGYYTFEIDAEWFLLLFVAPLLYNDGRYFSREELWGMKSQIFGNAFILVILTTVLCGYVINWLIPAIPMAACLALAAILSPTDPVAVNGIAKRIRVPEKVMALVRGESLINDASGLIAFKYAIAAAATGYFSLREAIWDFSYHFLIGAAAGLLLGLLITFIRFGLRNKGINDPVFHSLLQILTPFAVFIITEDILHASGVIAVVAAGIIHSIIREHTETHMAEEQLLTENTWSIVLFVLNGFVFLLLGMNIPSAMFEILSSPDIGNWLVFGYVAIIGLTILAIRFVWSLMNGVYRYYFRKKNGAEKPEIKAILITTLAGVRGTVTMAGVLTVPAFLGNGELFPARSLIIFIAAGVILLLLILATVFLPLICKGEAMIEGTGKQTDLYRAKNKLLMSAIDKIRAETNAENEFAAAILIGEYNNSFQMNLSEQEADEHYNRKIAEARLLALNLQRKYIKSLLSSGDIDVTIFDVLTKYLDYREETLNFHSSWGTKVFLKRAIRDFSRLRGKPRRIHDTTFNDLHLIRDLQTRAMEAAVSGLKEHVEAQGQSDYIYAVILEYEKILPRFKRNNDRDHEKLEGQMEELRLKVLDAERSELHRMYEVGEISADQEKKLRRFTNYIESIVLYEHYE from the coding sequence TTGAGCGTATTAACAATCATATTATTATTAATGCTGGGACTCCTGATTTCCAATATTGTTGGGCATTATATTCCGTTCATTCCCACAGCCCTGACGCAAATTGTATTTGGGGTAATCATAGCTTCGGCTATAGGGTACTATACTTTTGAAATAGATGCGGAATGGTTTTTATTATTGTTCGTAGCCCCTCTTTTGTATAACGACGGACGATATTTCTCCCGAGAAGAGTTATGGGGGATGAAGTCTCAAATCTTTGGCAATGCTTTTATTCTTGTTATACTGACTACTGTACTTTGCGGTTATGTTATAAACTGGCTTATCCCTGCTATCCCAATGGCTGCCTGTCTGGCTTTGGCGGCTATTCTCTCGCCTACGGATCCTGTAGCTGTTAATGGGATTGCCAAGAGAATCAGAGTACCGGAAAAGGTGATGGCCTTGGTGCGGGGAGAATCTTTAATCAATGATGCTTCGGGACTTATCGCCTTCAAATATGCCATTGCAGCAGCGGCCACAGGATATTTTTCACTTCGGGAGGCAATATGGGATTTTTCTTATCACTTCCTGATTGGAGCTGCAGCTGGGTTGCTCCTTGGGCTCCTGATAACCTTTATACGGTTTGGGCTACGCAATAAAGGGATAAATGATCCGGTTTTCCATTCGCTGCTGCAGATACTCACTCCGTTTGCTGTATTTATCATTACTGAGGATATTCTGCATGCATCAGGCGTTATCGCTGTCGTTGCTGCAGGAATCATTCACTCGATCATCAGAGAACATACAGAAACCCATATGGCGGAAGAGCAGCTGCTCACAGAAAATACATGGTCTATCGTTTTATTTGTCCTGAATGGATTCGTATTCCTGTTATTAGGGATGAATATTCCCTCGGCTATGTTTGAGATCCTTTCAAGTCCCGACATCGGTAATTGGCTGGTCTTCGGCTATGTGGCAATCATAGGGCTTACTATCCTTGCCATTCGATTCGTCTGGTCCTTAATGAACGGAGTTTATCGGTATTATTTCAGGAAAAAGAACGGTGCTGAAAAGCCGGAAATAAAGGCAATCCTGATTACAACACTCGCTGGTGTGCGAGGTACGGTGACCATGGCTGGTGTTCTCACTGTGCCAGCTTTTCTGGGAAACGGAGAATTATTTCCGGCACGTTCCCTTATCATTTTTATTGCCGCAGGTGTAATTCTTTTGCTATTAATTCTGGCGACAGTGTTTTTGCCGCTGATCTGTAAAGGTGAGGCGATGATAGAAGGGACAGGTAAACAGACTGATTTATATCGGGCTAAAAATAAACTTCTGATGTCGGCAATTGATAAGATAAGAGCCGAAACAAATGCAGAAAATGAATTCGCGGCCGCCATACTGATCGGCGAATACAATAATAGCTTTCAGATGAACCTTTCAGAGCAGGAAGCCGATGAACATTATAACAGGAAGATCGCGGAGGCACGCCTGCTGGCGTTGAACCTGCAGAGAAAGTATATCAAAAGTCTTTTATCCAGTGGTGATATTGATGTAACAATTTTCGATGTCCTGACCAAATATCTTGATTATCGGGAAGAAACACTGAACTTTCATTCCAGTTGGGGAACCAAGGTTTTCTTGAAAAGAGCCATTCGTGATTTCAGCCGCTTGAGAGGAAAACCGCGAAGAATACACGACACTACTTTCAATGATCTGCATCTGATCAGGGATCTCCAGACGAGAGCTATGGAGGCAGCTGTTTCGGGTTTGAAGGAACATGTGGAGGCACAGGGCCAGTCGGATTATATTTATGCGGTTATTCTGGAATATGAAAAAATATTGCCAAGGTTTAAGCGTAACAATGATAGGGATCATGAAAAACTCGAAGGGCAAATGGAAGAATTGAGGCTTAAGGTATTGGATGCGGAGCGTTCAGAATTGCACAGAATGTATGAAGTCGGAGAAATCAGCGCAGATCAGGAGAAAAAACTGCGGAGATTTACAAACTATATTGAAAGCATTGTCTTATATGAGCATTATGAGTAA
- a CDS encoding carotenoid biosynthesis protein has translation MGNITLVPVWLIQDILVLIIATLMIFYIINNEERPKIVLMQFIGFVFFYAALFENVAVSMGLMGNEGFYAYGRSILMIFNIPLTVPIIEFLIVYSTLRVLKTINIPSWTKPFITGLSAMIFDFSLDPVAVKQIFQTTEGIIGRWSYYPIPGEPVIYGEPVMNFTGWIYIAGYWTAFILIGEWWHKKKGYSNLVGYSYPILASILSLVCLVSPLSNFFNYMGPFFPRTSNMQWVMLIALSVITTGVLVLAFVKFWDHRVVSSLNYKKDFPIMFTFLGFPLVNTLFCIIGGYTQVLWLVVLAQVLLLLGWFGIYILSKKAIPKNQAPRKG, from the coding sequence ATGGGAAATATAACATTAGTTCCTGTATGGCTTATTCAAGATATTTTAGTTTTAATAATTGCCACGTTAATGATTTTTTATATCATTAATAACGAAGAGCGTCCAAAGATCGTATTAATGCAATTCATAGGCTTTGTCTTTTTCTACGCCGCACTCTTTGAAAATGTTGCGGTATCTATGGGACTTATGGGAAATGAAGGTTTTTATGCATATGGGCGCAGTATCCTAATGATATTCAATATACCCTTAACTGTTCCAATTATCGAGTTTCTTATTGTTTACTCAACGTTACGTGTTTTGAAGACGATAAATATACCGTCATGGACGAAACCATTCATTACTGGGCTTAGTGCTATGATTTTTGACTTTTCATTGGATCCAGTTGCAGTAAAACAGATTTTTCAAACTACAGAAGGAATCATTGGCAGGTGGAGTTATTACCCGATCCCTGGTGAACCTGTAATATATGGGGAGCCAGTCATGAATTTTACAGGATGGATCTATATAGCAGGATACTGGACTGCCTTTATTTTAATCGGCGAATGGTGGCATAAAAAGAAAGGCTACAGTAATCTAGTTGGTTATTCATATCCGATATTGGCTTCCATTCTTTCTCTCGTTTGTTTGGTTTCCCCTCTATCCAATTTCTTTAATTATATGGGACCATTTTTCCCCAGAACTTCTAATATGCAATGGGTAATGTTGATTGCACTTTCTGTAATTACAACGGGAGTTTTAGTGTTAGCCTTCGTTAAGTTCTGGGATCATAGGGTAGTTAGCTCTTTGAATTACAAAAAAGATTTTCCTATCATGTTTACGTTCCTGGGTTTTCCTCTGGTTAACACCTTGTTTTGCATTATTGGTGGGTACACGCAGGTATTATGGCTTGTTGTCCTGGCACAGGTGTTATTATTGCTGGGCTGGTTTGGAATTTATATCTTGAGTAAAAAAGCTATTCCAAAAAATCAAGCACCTCGAAAAGGCTAA